From the Butyrivibrio fibrisolvens genome, one window contains:
- a CDS encoding DUF4194 domain-containing protein has translation MSDYYNNDLYENDDQLEFDVPQSRQGTRESDFEDNADRTVTGLYNRLRRYDQDYFKRVVRLLLSGTYILQMDYDTETGLLSRNGDYIFIESNFDLLYLYFEMGGFELVHDKDNGLFALQSESDTARFHFNLNTTRIALALRCIYQKKYSDPSTGDQITSDVGEVVQFLKDNVKVDITSNKQQMANDFKTFVNFHIIEKGKGEWRDPQTMFRITPAILHLVSAAKVTELLELRDEMEEDKEA, from the coding sequence ATGAGTGACTATTATAACAATGATTTATATGAAAATGATGACCAGTTAGAATTCGACGTACCTCAAAGTCGTCAGGGTACAAGAGAGAGCGATTTTGAAGACAATGCAGATCGCACGGTTACAGGCCTTTATAACAGACTCAGAAGATATGATCAGGACTATTTTAAGAGGGTAGTAAGACTTCTTTTGTCAGGAACATATATCCTTCAGATGGATTATGACACAGAGACAGGACTCTTATCCAGAAACGGCGATTATATCTTTATCGAGTCCAATTTCGACCTGTTATATCTGTATTTTGAAATGGGCGGTTTTGAACTTGTGCATGACAAGGACAATGGCCTTTTTGCACTTCAGAGTGAGTCTGACACAGCAAGGTTTCATTTTAATCTCAATACTACAAGGATAGCTCTTGCTCTTAGATGTATATATCAGAAGAAATACAGCGATCCGTCTACGGGAGATCAGATCACATCTGATGTTGGCGAAGTGGTTCAGTTTCTAAAGGACAATGTCAAAGTTGACATAACCTCCAACAAACAGCAGATGGCCAATGACTTCAAGACATTTGTTAATTTTCATATCATTGAAAAAGGCAAGGGCGAATGGAGAGACCCACAGACCATGTTCCGTATAACTCCTGCTATACTCCATCTGGTATCTGCAGCCAAGGTTACAGAACTCTTGGAGCTTAGGGATGAGATGGAAGAAGACAAGGAAGCATAA
- a CDS encoding Wadjet anti-phage system protein JetA family protein, whose translation MDYKGLSGAFFATVPGDFFSILSSPNRELYLAALFVVRDAFEDELAISKKDLREQILISLENSIASADLSEDVEEGEVIDAELFKTLPGKASFLLGKLIRKGWLCEEDSKQGFERDIVMPDYASDMLEYLYRETRPRAELADCDVFSTYAVLSMAGEESGTRRARTMSRALKVASDNAGDLSKTFRNLYYYIGKYYREHADDENVRDMLEKRFKEGGEQSVIDAYYHPLKTSDSIALYGGDILRFVRELDKDPDLIRQMAQTDTSAEMSGLDEDERILEIRRRIDIIYRTFSEADNKIDMITDRNADYNRRFTQAVIHNLRSDNSIVNKIVRIMKGMEENKAYSMKVQSGLGAVQSTFIDEKSLRTDTYRPEKNEETKMLLRPHHEKDEKRTRDFLKRSFGGYTMADARSYVKDKMHGRKRMETSEIIRETDNFTEDDYTLLIMASLYGFSNGEYKVQKSGRHIEAGSYSVPDMTFTIKESGADS comes from the coding sequence ATGGATTATAAAGGGTTATCGGGAGCATTTTTTGCAACTGTTCCCGGGGATTTTTTCAGTATATTATCATCACCTAACAGAGAGCTGTATCTTGCAGCTCTTTTTGTTGTGCGTGATGCATTTGAAGATGAACTTGCCATCAGCAAAAAGGATCTTAGAGAACAGATACTTATATCGCTTGAGAACAGTATCGCAAGTGCTGATCTGTCAGAAGATGTAGAAGAGGGAGAAGTCATAGATGCGGAACTTTTTAAAACTTTGCCCGGTAAAGCCTCTTTCCTTTTAGGCAAGCTCATACGAAAGGGCTGGCTGTGCGAAGAAGATTCCAAACAGGGATTTGAGCGTGACATAGTTATGCCTGATTATGCATCGGATATGCTGGAATATCTCTATAGAGAGACAAGACCCAGGGCAGAACTTGCAGACTGTGATGTATTCTCAACCTATGCTGTTCTTAGTATGGCAGGTGAAGAAAGTGGTACAAGGCGCGCCCGTACTATGTCCAGAGCATTAAAGGTGGCATCAGACAATGCCGGAGATCTGTCCAAGACTTTCAGGAACCTATACTATTACATCGGTAAGTATTACAGAGAGCATGCTGATGATGAGAATGTCAGAGATATGCTTGAGAAGAGATTCAAGGAAGGCGGTGAGCAGAGCGTCATAGATGCTTATTATCATCCCTTGAAGACCAGTGATTCCATAGCCCTCTACGGAGGCGATATCTTAAGGTTCGTAAGAGAACTGGACAAAGATCCTGACCTTATCCGTCAGATGGCGCAGACTGATACCTCGGCTGAGATGTCAGGACTTGATGAAGATGAGAGGATCCTCGAGATCAGAAGGCGTATCGATATCATCTATAGAACCTTCTCGGAAGCAGATAACAAGATTGATATGATCACTGACAGGAATGCTGATTATAACAGGCGTTTTACACAGGCTGTCATCCACAACCTTAGAAGTGACAATTCTATTGTTAATAAGATTGTCCGTATCATGAAGGGAATGGAAGAGAACAAGGCATATTCCATGAAGGTACAGTCGGGTCTTGGTGCGGTTCAGTCCACCTTTATCGATGAGAAGTCTCTTAGAACCGATACATACAGACCTGAGAAAAATGAAGAAACCAAGATGCTACTACGCCCTCACCATGAAAAGGATGAGAAGAGAACCAGAGACTTCCTTAAAAGGAGCTTTGGTGGTTATACCATGGCTGATGCAAGAAGCTATGTCAAAGACAAAATGCATGGCAGAAAGCGAATGGAGACAAGTGAGATCATCAGGGAGACAGATAACTTTACGGAGGATGATTATACACTTCTTATCATGGCTTCACTGTATGGATTCTCCAATGGTGAATACAAGGTACAAAAGTCAGGAAGACACATTGAAGCCGGATCATACAGTGTACCTGATATGACATTTACGATTAAAGAAAGCGGAGCTGATTCTTAA
- a CDS encoding transglutaminase domain-containing protein, translating to MKIFRKVAAALAAVVICSSFASFTSHAGEYILFENPEGFGYYSYADMYPDLYQAYGYDKNKLWSHYVNNGFGEGRLAMVDRRSILTVENFDAARYAAENPDVAAAVGTDPYALLMHYKNNGYLEGRQVYSTDVRIQGVLDACNVADSITNSSMSEMDKVLAIHDWMCYNLTYDYTYSKYSYLNAISEGTAVCQGYAELFDLFMHIVGIESKIVTGYGTNGLQSGLHAWNEVIIGGVTYAIDVTWDDMGEYGIPVRYNYFLITPQQMSADHWEDDYYVAYKYIYIHR from the coding sequence ATGAAGATTTTCAGAAAAGTAGCAGCAGCGCTTGCGGCAGTAGTTATTTGCAGCAGCTTTGCATCATTTACTTCTCATGCAGGTGAGTACATCCTGTTTGAGAATCCCGAAGGATTCGGATATTATTCCTATGCAGATATGTATCCAGATCTGTATCAGGCTTATGGTTATGATAAAAACAAGCTCTGGTCCCATTATGTCAACAACGGCTTTGGGGAAGGCCGCCTTGCAATGGTGGACAGACGTTCTATTCTTACAGTTGAGAACTTTGATGCAGCCCGTTATGCAGCAGAGAACCCTGATGTTGCTGCAGCAGTAGGAACAGATCCATATGCACTCCTTATGCATTACAAGAACAACGGATATCTTGAAGGACGTCAGGTATACTCTACAGACGTCAGGATCCAGGGTGTTCTTGATGCCTGCAACGTAGCAGATAGTATTACAAACAGCTCCATGAGCGAGATGGATAAGGTTCTGGCTATACATGACTGGATGTGTTACAATCTTACATACGACTACACTTACTCTAAGTATAGCTATCTTAATGCAATATCTGAAGGGACCGCAGTATGCCAGGGATATGCAGAGCTTTTTGACCTGTTCATGCATATTGTGGGAATAGAATCCAAGATTGTTACAGGATACGGCACTAACGGTCTGCAATCAGGACTGCATGCCTGGAATGAAGTTATTATAGGCGGAGTGACATATGCAATTGATGTCACATGGGATGATATGGGAGAATATGGCATTCCTGTCCGCTACAACTATTTCCTTATAACACCACAGCAGATGTCTGCAGATCATTGGGAAGATGACTATTACGTAGCCTACAAATATATTTATATTCACAGATGA